In Musa acuminata AAA Group cultivar baxijiao chromosome BXJ2-10, Cavendish_Baxijiao_AAA, whole genome shotgun sequence, a genomic segment contains:
- the LOC104000310 gene encoding digalactosyldiacylglycerol synthase 1, chloroplastic, translating to MIDVGAESAAPGAGTAEKALSFISRGWREVRDSAGADLRLMRARASSFKSLADREFENLLSSSAAVLSTPPRPSPPEVEFVKRIQPKLSEIRRDYSSPDFSRRVLEKWSPKATIRIDLSAIRNAIVSEVDEVGAVLDVGKVKGQSWRMVRWKGVEEEEQGREWEPIRILKTGLKELERKSQSTSNELVEKLKSSLGSFVKEPQESKEVPPLDLPELLAYFVKQSGPFFNQLGIRQDICDKIVEALCSRHKDQLMYHSLPAKDTSLPGNENSDELDLRIASVLESTGHHYEGGFWTDLVKHETTDQKRHVAIVTTASLPWMTGTAVNPLFRAAYLAKSAKQDVTLVVPWLCKSDQELVYPNNLSFCSPEEQEAYIRNWLEERIGFKADFKISFYPGKFSKERRSIVPAGDTTQFIPSKEADIAILEEPEHLNWYHHGKRWTDKFNYVVGVVHTNYLEYIKREKNGAIQAFFVKHINNWVTRAYCHKVLRLSGATQELPKSVICNVHGVNPKFLKVGEKIAAEREQGHQAFSKGAYFLGKMVWAKGYRELIDLLAKHKNDLEGFNLDVYGNGEDSREVQSAARKLDLNLTFFKGRDHADDSLHGYKVFINPSVSDVLCTATAEALAMGKFVICADHPSNDFFRAFPNCLTYKTSEDFVAKVKEAMANEPQPLTPEQRYNLSWEAATQRFMEYSELDKVLNKQESTSVNADNLKISKSISMPTLSSAVDGGLAFAHYCLTGNEILRLSTGAIPGTRNYSKQHCMDLHLLPPQVQNPVYGW from the exons ATGATCGACGTCGGAGCGGAGAGCGCGGCGCCGGGCGCCGGGACGGCGGAGAAGGCCCTGTCCTTCATCTCCCGGGGATGGCGCGAGGTGCGTGACTCCGCCGGCGCAGACCTCCGCCTCATGCGCGCCCGCGCCAGCTCCTTCAAGTCCCTCGCCGACCGGGAGTTCGAGAACCTGCTCAGCTCCTCCGCCGCCGTCCTGTCCACGCCGCCCCGTCCTTCCCCGCCGGAGGTCGAATTCGTCAAGCGCATCCAGCCCAAGCTGTCTGAGATCCGTCGGGACTACTCGTCGCCGGACTTCAGCCGGAGGGTGCTCGAGAAGTGGAGTCCCAAGGCCACCATCCGCATCGATCTGTCCGCCATCCGAAACGCTATCGTCTCAGAGGTGGACGAGGTCGGGGCGGTCCTCGATGTCGGCAAGGTCAAGGGCCAGAGCTGGAGGATGGTGCGGTGGAagggggtggaggaggaggagcaagggAGGGAGTGGGAGCCCATTCGGATCCTCAAGACAGGGCTGAAGGAGTTGGAACGGAAGAGCCAGTCCACGAGCAACGAGCTCGTCGAAAAACTGAAATCGAGCCTG GGATCATTTGTGAAGGAGCCCCAAGAGTCGAAG GAAGTTCCACCATTGGATCTACCTGAACTTTTGGCATATTTTGTTAAGCAATCTGGGCCATTTTTCAATCAGCTTGGAATACGGCAAG ATATATGCGACAAAATTGTGGAAGCTTTATGCAGTAGGCACAAAGATCAACTCATGTATCATTCTCTTCCTGCAAAGGACACATCCTTACCTGGAAATGAGAACAGTGATGAACTTGATTTGAGAATAGCCAGTGTGCTCGAAAGTACAGGGCATCACTATGAAGGAGGCTTTTGGACTGACCTTGTAAAGCATGAGACAACAGACCAGAAGCGCCATGTTGCAATTGTAACAACTGCCAGTCTCCCATGGATGACTGGAACTGCTGTAAACCCATTATTCCGAGCTGCATATTTGGCTAAGTCTGCAAAACAAGATGTAACATTGGTGGTCCCCTGGCTTTGCAAATCAGATCAGGAGCTGGTTTATCCTAATAATTTAAGTTTTTGTTCTCCTGAAGAGCAGGAAGCCTACATAAGGAACTGGCTGGAGGAACGGATTGGCTTCAAGGCAGACTTTAAAATCTCATTTTATCCGGGAAAG TTCTCAAAAGAAAGGCGCAGCATAGTACCTGCTGGGGACACCACGCAATTCATTCCTTCCAAAGAGGCTGATATTGCTATCCTGGAAGAGCCAGAGCACCTAAACTGGTATCATCATGGGAAGCGTTGGACAGATAAGTTCAATTATGTTGTTGGTGTAGTTCACACAAATTACTTGGAGTACATCAAGAGGGAGAAAAACGGAGCTATCCAAGCATTCTTCGTCAAACATATCAACAATTGGGTCACCAGAGCATACTGCCATAAG GTTTTGCGGCTTTCTGGAGCAACTCAGGAGTTGCCCAAGTCTGTCATTTGCAATGTTCATGGCGTTAATCCCAAGTTTCTTAAGGTTGGAGAAAAAATAGCTgctgagagggagcaaggccatcAAGCATTTTCCAAAGGAGCATATTTCCTGGGGAAGATGGTTTGGGCAAAAGGTTACAGAGAATTGATAGATTTGCTAGCAAAGCACAAGAATGACTTGGAAGGGTTTAACTTAGATGTATATGGAAATGGTGAGGATTCACGTGAAGTCCAATCTGCTGCAAGGAAGCTGGACCTGAATCTGACCTTCTTTAAAGGAAGGGATCATGCAGATGATTCACTTCATGG GTACAAAGTTTTCATAAATCCTAGCGTCAGTGATGTCCTGTGCACAGCAACAGCAGAGGCCCTTGCCATGGGGAAGTTTGTGATTTGTGCGGATCACCCATCAAATGATTTCTTCAGGGCATTTCCTAACTGCTTGACTTATAAAACCTCCGAGGATTTTGTGGCGAAGGTAAAAGAGGCGATGGCAAATGAACCCCAACCACTCACTCCCGAGCAAAGATATAATTTGTCATGGGAGGCTGCAACACAGAGATTTATGGAGTATTCAGAGcttgacaaagttctaaacaaacAAGAATCTACAAGTGTCAATGCAGATAACTTGAAGATTAGCAAGTCAATTTCCATGCCTACTCTATCATCTGCTGTGGATGGGGGGTTAGCCTTTGCTCACTATTGTCTTACTGGTAACGAAATCCTGAGGTTGTCTACCGGTGCAATACCAGGAACAAGAAATTATAGTAAGCAGCATTGCATGGATTTGCACCTCCTGCCACCTCAGGTGCAAAACCCTGTATATGGCTGGTAA